TTTCCTGTCATTGCGAGCCAAGCGTGGTAATCTCGGTGGTGGGGGAGGGGAAAGAGCTGAAGAATGGGCCATAAATTAACTGTCAGGAATTGCCATCCGCAGGACCCAAGGGATGCTGCCGCCTACGAGCAACTCAAAGAGGGTGCGGTTTTTGCTCACCTGTTGAGCCGGCCTGATTATCGTGTAGAGGAGAACCTTTTCTTCGTTGAGATGGCTGGGGTAATCGTCGGCTTTGTTAATGTCCTGCCGGAGCTTGGCATCGGGCGAGTAATCTTCGAGTGCGGTGTCAGCTCCTCATATAAGTCAGAAGTTGTACTTAAAGAGCTTTTTGACCGCGCCATGAAGCGCGCCAGAGAGTTGGGGGCAAAAGTCGCTCACGTGAGTATTCCTGCGACTCAGTCAATGCAGGCGCAACTCTTGTCAAATCTGGGATTTAAGGTAGTTCGACGCTTCTATGAGCTGAGGTTGGATGTTTTCAGTGTAAATCTCGAGGCTGTTGAACAGTCAGACATGGAATCTCGGCATCTTAAAGTCGGTGAGGAGGCGCTGTTCGCCTGGATTGAAAATCGCTGCTTTATAGACACCTGGGGTTTCAATCCGAATACTGCTGAATACATAGGCTGGGAACTAAGCACCAGAGGTGACTGCACTGACGATGTGATTTTAGCTTTAAGCGAAGGTAAGCCAATCGGCTATTGCTGGAATGAGGCAGAATGCGGTCGGGATTCAGCTACAGGCAAGAAGAAGGGGCGGATTTATATGCTGGGTGTGGACACCGACTGTCGAGGCAAAGGCCTGGGCAAAGAGCTGCTCCGGGCAGGGCTGTTACATCTTAGAGGCAAAGGTCGGGAGCTTATAGACATAACCGTAGACAGCCAGAACATTGTAGCCGTTACACTTTACCGTTCCCTGGGTTTTCAGCTATATGGAGAAACGATGTGGTATGAGAAAGTCGTACCCTAGCCCGTTTTACTACCTCAGAAGTGACAAAATGGCGCTCCATGTCATGCGTCGGATTAGCATTGCACAAAACTGACTTTTGTTTAGTGCGTAGCAATCGAGATTGTAGGTTGACAGAATCAGACCGTCGTTATAAATTAAAGGACACGAGAGCCCAGTCGCCTATTTTGTATGACTGCGAGCCAAATGGAGGCCGCATGAAGTATTATTGGTTAGTTATTGTAGTCATCCTTAGTGTGGTCTTGGTTTCAGGCTCGTGCACTGGAGTATCTGGACCAACCTCCACGCCGGCGCCCGCTACTCCAGAAGCACCTACACCTACACTTGATACCACGCCTCCACCCCCAATTGCTGGCCTTATTGCCATTGATGCCTATGATGGAAGAGTAAACCTGTGGTGGGAGAAAAGCACTGCTGAAGACTTCGACCACTACAACGTATATGCAA
This is a stretch of genomic DNA from Chloroflexota bacterium. It encodes these proteins:
- a CDS encoding GNAT family N-acetyltransferase, with protein sequence MGHKLTVRNCHPQDPRDAAAYEQLKEGAVFAHLLSRPDYRVEENLFFVEMAGVIVGFVNVLPELGIGRVIFECGVSSSYKSEVVLKELFDRAMKRARELGAKVAHVSIPATQSMQAQLLSNLGFKVVRRFYELRLDVFSVNLEAVEQSDMESRHLKVGEEALFAWIENRCFIDTWGFNPNTAEYIGWELSTRGDCTDDVILALSEGKPIGYCWNEAECGRDSATGKKKGRIYMLGVDTDCRGKGLGKELLRAGLLHLRGKGRELIDITVDSQNIVAVTLYRSLGFQLYGETMWYEKVVP